From Halomarina salina, the proteins below share one genomic window:
- a CDS encoding zinc-dependent alcohol dehydrogenase: protein MQTTSMVLAEPGRLEPRTFERPESVTEGALLEVEMTSVCGTDVGLYGGKSAMGTAPVVLGHEVVGRIVDGDPATLDAWDVTVGDRVVPEPYVPCRRCRNCLSGNYHMCEEGRAYGVTISADEPPHLWGGYGDYMYLDPDSRVHDATAVPPRAACLGTVVGNGVRWVLTKGGVTAGDSVAVVGPGAQGLAATVVASEAGAAPIAAFGLEADATKLSVAEELGATHTVFSDQEGAVEQARAIVDGYDVVVVAAPSAPALQFGIDVVRERGTVVLVGMSGEPVSVDLDRVVVDEISLLGGRGQALDVERAMDILGRNAEAVARINSHVFPVDDAETAIRRQLPGEEYDPDLVHAALTPDGTDPGDA, encoded by the coding sequence ATGCAGACGACATCGATGGTACTGGCGGAGCCGGGCCGCCTCGAACCGCGGACGTTCGAGCGCCCCGAGTCGGTCACCGAGGGAGCACTGCTCGAGGTCGAGATGACGTCGGTCTGCGGGACCGACGTCGGCCTCTACGGGGGGAAGTCGGCGATGGGGACCGCTCCCGTCGTCCTCGGGCACGAGGTGGTCGGGCGTATCGTGGACGGCGACCCGGCGACACTCGACGCGTGGGACGTGACCGTCGGCGACCGCGTAGTGCCGGAACCGTACGTCCCGTGTCGGCGCTGTCGGAACTGCCTGAGCGGGAACTACCACATGTGCGAGGAGGGACGGGCCTACGGCGTGACCATCTCCGCCGACGAGCCTCCGCACCTGTGGGGCGGCTACGGCGACTACATGTACCTCGACCCGGACTCCCGCGTCCACGACGCGACCGCCGTCCCGCCGCGTGCGGCCTGTCTCGGCACCGTGGTCGGGAACGGCGTCCGGTGGGTGCTCACGAAGGGCGGCGTCACCGCGGGCGACAGCGTCGCCGTCGTCGGCCCCGGCGCACAGGGACTCGCGGCCACCGTCGTCGCCAGCGAGGCGGGCGCGGCACCCATCGCGGCGTTCGGACTGGAGGCCGACGCGACGAAGCTCTCGGTGGCCGAGGAGCTCGGTGCGACCCACACCGTCTTCTCCGACCAGGAGGGTGCGGTCGAGCAGGCACGGGCTATCGTTGACGGGTACGACGTGGTGGTCGTCGCCGCACCGTCCGCGCCCGCGCTCCAGTTCGGTATCGACGTCGTCCGGGAGCGGGGGACGGTCGTCCTCGTCGGGATGTCGGGCGAACCGGTGTCGGTCGACCTCGACCGGGTCGTCGTCGACGAGATATCGCTGCTCGGCGGCCGTGGCCAGGCCCTCGACGTCGAACGGGCGATGGACATCCTCGGCCGGAACGCGGAGGCAGTCGCCCGTATCAACTCCCACGTGTTCCCCGTCGACGACGCCGAGACGGCCATCCGCCGCCAGCTCCCGGGCGAGGAGTACGACCCGGACCTCGTCCACGCGGCGCTCACCCCGGACGGGACGGACCCGGGCGACGCCTGA
- a CDS encoding MBL fold metallo-hydrolase: MAFDSSTEAAPSRDTPSTPTAREDGLMGREVLPGLHWFYEPGPDRRGMVVEDGDGPDWYEPGAAVRIPQCAYLFEGEQSLLFDTLSPASRDEILAELDDALDGGSLDYLVVSHPDVPHAGNASAIRDAYDDVTLVAPRYGNGHDLYHLDEAMHVGEGDDIDLGGFEVAFHEATFLDAPVSLWMTERTREMLLPVDWMGFPHLHADRLTCVDELDGDLALDQLVEFHGRVLFWHQYVDVEKVQREIRRVVETYDPELVLPTHGLVIRERATEYLERMTDVVAEIERRDRIGALG; the protein is encoded by the coding sequence GTGGCGTTCGACAGCAGCACGGAGGCAGCGCCCAGCAGAGACACCCCGTCGACGCCGACGGCCCGGGAGGACGGACTGATGGGTCGGGAGGTACTGCCCGGACTCCACTGGTTCTACGAACCGGGGCCGGACCGGCGCGGGATGGTCGTCGAAGACGGGGACGGCCCGGACTGGTACGAGCCGGGGGCGGCGGTCCGGATACCGCAGTGTGCGTACCTGTTCGAGGGCGAACAGTCGCTGCTGTTCGACACACTCTCGCCAGCGAGCCGTGACGAGATACTCGCGGAGCTCGACGACGCGCTCGACGGCGGGTCGCTCGACTACCTCGTCGTCTCGCACCCGGACGTCCCCCACGCTGGCAACGCGTCGGCCATCCGCGACGCGTACGACGACGTCACGCTCGTCGCGCCGCGGTACGGGAACGGCCACGACCTCTACCACCTCGACGAGGCGATGCACGTCGGCGAGGGCGACGACATCGACCTCGGCGGGTTCGAGGTGGCCTTCCACGAGGCGACGTTCCTCGACGCGCCCGTCTCGCTGTGGATGACCGAACGGACCCGCGAGATGCTGCTCCCCGTCGACTGGATGGGGTTCCCACACCTCCACGCCGACCGACTGACCTGCGTCGACGAACTCGACGGCGACCTCGCGCTCGACCAGCTCGTCGAGTTCCACGGCCGCGTCCTGTTCTGGCACCAGTACGTCGACGTCGAGAAGGTCCAGCGCGAGATACGCCGGGTCGTCGAGACGTACGACCCCGAACTGGTGCTCCCGACGCACGGACTCGTCATCCGGGAGCGGGCGACGGAGTACCTCGAACGGATGACCGACGTCGTCGCCGAGATCGAACGACGCGACCGCATCGGGGCGCTGGGGTGA
- a CDS encoding MBL fold metallo-hydrolase — MARRLTPTVEWLSVCHPVEGHHEHVSVYLVEHDGSYLLVDSGSFHHEAEIRSAIEAATDGAGIDAILLSHSDYPHSANVEPFREEWADVELVASSGSPAIQGLSDARRCVIGEDLDVLGRTFSFVDPPLADRSHTTWIHDDESKVLFTADGFGNYHDDGCDRLSTEFDGGVPVEAIYRYHAENLVWLRYVDPAKLRRALDDIFDRYEVSAVAPIHGNPILAADLPDYLDRLEAAASRIADGYDVPPVDAE; from the coding sequence ATGGCGCGACGACTCACCCCGACGGTGGAGTGGCTGTCGGTCTGTCACCCGGTCGAGGGCCACCACGAACACGTCTCGGTCTACCTGGTCGAACACGACGGCTCGTACCTCCTCGTCGACTCCGGCTCGTTCCACCACGAGGCGGAGATACGGTCTGCCATCGAGGCGGCGACCGACGGCGCGGGCATCGACGCGATACTCCTCTCGCACTCGGACTACCCCCACTCCGCGAACGTCGAACCGTTCCGCGAGGAGTGGGCCGACGTCGAACTGGTCGCCTCCTCCGGGTCGCCGGCCATCCAGGGGCTCAGCGACGCCCGGCGCTGCGTCATCGGGGAGGACCTCGACGTCCTCGGGCGGACGTTCTCGTTCGTCGACCCCCCGCTCGCCGACCGCTCGCACACGACGTGGATACACGACGACGAGTCGAAGGTGCTGTTCACCGCCGACGGGTTCGGCAACTACCACGACGACGGGTGCGACCGCCTCTCGACGGAGTTCGACGGTGGCGTTCCGGTCGAGGCCATCTACCGGTACCACGCCGAGAACCTCGTCTGGCTCCGGTACGTCGACCCCGCCAAACTCCGGCGAGCGCTCGACGACATCTTCGACCGGTACGAGGTGTCGGCGGTCGCACCCATCCACGGCAACCCGATACTGGCAGCGGACCTCCCGGACTACCTCGACCGCCTCGAAGCGGCAGCGAGTCGCATCGCCGACGGGTACGACGTCCCGCCCGTCGACGCCGAGTGA
- a CDS encoding SDR family NAD(P)-dependent oxidoreductase has protein sequence MSVSRSEFDGRTALVTGAARGIGRGIAETLSSYGCTVVVNDVDGDQLEETAADLTDAGGEVVGLEADVSDPDEVELLFDEVEDRFGGLDVLVNNAAIIDPAEYDEISPEGWRRVMSVNLDGVHHCCSTGAPLIARSGGGSIVNISSIAGKRISVLAGAHYTTSKWGVIGLTKHVAEEYGPRGVRVNAICPGPTETETMSGLNDGDGHGSVARDDIPLRRMGDPADIGRAVVALSSDLTSFVTGTTLVVDGGYTIR, from the coding sequence ATGAGTGTGAGCAGGAGCGAGTTCGACGGACGGACAGCGCTGGTGACCGGTGCAGCCCGGGGAATCGGTCGCGGAATCGCGGAGACGCTCTCGTCGTACGGCTGTACCGTCGTCGTCAACGACGTCGACGGTGACCAGCTGGAGGAGACGGCGGCGGACCTGACCGACGCCGGAGGCGAGGTGGTCGGGCTCGAAGCCGACGTCTCGGACCCCGACGAGGTCGAACTGCTGTTCGACGAGGTCGAAGACCGGTTCGGCGGTCTCGACGTCCTCGTGAACAACGCGGCCATCATCGACCCCGCGGAGTACGACGAGATATCGCCCGAGGGGTGGCGGCGGGTGATGTCGGTCAACCTCGACGGCGTCCACCACTGCTGTTCGACCGGTGCGCCCCTCATCGCCCGCTCGGGTGGCGGGTCCATCGTCAACATCTCCTCGATAGCGGGCAAGCGCATCAGCGTGCTGGCGGGCGCACACTACACCACGTCGAAGTGGGGCGTCATCGGCCTCACGAAGCACGTCGCCGAGGAGTACGGGCCGCGAGGCGTCAGGGTCAACGCCATCTGCCCCGGTCCGACCGAGACGGAGACGATGAGCGGGCTCAACGACGGCGACGGCCACGGGTCGGTCGCCCGAGACGACATCCCCCTCCGGCGGATGGGAGACCCCGCCGACATCGGTCGAGCGGTCGTGGCGCTCTCCTCGGACCTGACGTCGTTCGTGACCGGGACGACGCTCGTCGTCGACGGCGGTTACACCATCAGGTGA
- the lpdA gene encoding dihydrolipoyl dehydrogenase → MTMSSPPTETDVLVVGAGPGGYVAAIRAGQLGLDVTLVDADAFGGVCLNYGCIPSKALLSAADVVHDAGHRESMGIYADPYVDWDELLEWQAGVVARLTDGVKALCRGAGVDLVDGHARFVDEHSATVTTPDGTDNDLAFDRAVVATGSRAVELETFPFDEEAVLTSRDVFSMADVPRRLVVVGAGYIGLELATLFAKLGTEVRVVEFEDDVLPGWDDELRGLLREHLESLGVEFAFGQRATGCTVGSSGVVVSTAAEDGTETDHEADRVVVAVGRQPVTDTAGLEHLGVETTERGFVDVDERCRTSLDHVFAIGDVAGEPMLAHKASAEGHVAAEVLAGQDASMANRTIPAVIFTDPEVATVGLSETDADDAGYSPVVGEMPFGANGRALTADSQEGFVRVVVDAESDAILGAQVVGADASELVGELCVAIQAGLSPAAVSATVHPHPTLSEAVMEACADALDEAIHTS, encoded by the coding sequence GTGACAATGTCCTCACCCCCCACGGAGACGGACGTCCTGGTAGTCGGTGCTGGCCCCGGCGGGTACGTCGCCGCGATTCGGGCCGGACAGCTCGGACTCGACGTGACGCTCGTGGACGCTGACGCGTTCGGCGGCGTCTGCCTGAACTACGGCTGTATCCCGTCGAAGGCGCTGCTGTCGGCGGCCGACGTCGTCCACGACGCAGGCCACCGGGAGTCGATGGGCATCTACGCCGACCCGTACGTCGACTGGGACGAACTCCTGGAGTGGCAGGCGGGCGTCGTCGCCCGGCTCACCGACGGCGTGAAGGCGCTCTGCCGCGGAGCGGGCGTCGACCTCGTCGACGGTCACGCCCGGTTCGTCGACGAGCACAGCGCGACGGTGACGACGCCCGACGGGACCGACAACGACCTCGCGTTCGACCGTGCGGTCGTCGCGACGGGGAGCCGAGCGGTCGAACTGGAGACGTTCCCGTTCGACGAGGAGGCGGTCCTCACCTCGCGTGACGTCTTCTCGATGGCCGACGTCCCGCGACGCCTGGTCGTCGTCGGGGCGGGGTACATCGGCCTCGAACTGGCGACCCTGTTCGCGAAGCTCGGGACCGAGGTCCGCGTCGTGGAGTTCGAGGACGACGTCCTCCCCGGCTGGGACGACGAGCTACGGGGGCTGCTCCGCGAGCACCTCGAATCGCTCGGCGTCGAGTTCGCGTTCGGGCAGCGAGCGACGGGCTGTACGGTCGGCTCGTCGGGCGTAGTGGTCTCGACGGCGGCAGAGGACGGCACCGAGACGGACCACGAGGCCGACCGGGTCGTCGTCGCCGTCGGTCGCCAGCCCGTGACCGACACCGCCGGACTGGAGCATCTCGGCGTCGAGACGACCGAGCGCGGGTTCGTCGACGTCGACGAGCGGTGCCGGACGTCCCTCGACCACGTGTTCGCCATCGGCGACGTCGCCGGCGAACCGATGCTCGCGCACAAGGCGAGCGCGGAGGGCCACGTCGCGGCCGAGGTGCTCGCCGGCCAGGACGCGTCGATGGCGAATCGGACGATACCCGCCGTCATCTTCACCGACCCCGAGGTCGCCACAGTGGGCCTCTCGGAGACGGACGCCGACGACGCTGGCTACTCCCCCGTCGTCGGGGAGATGCCGTTCGGCGCTAACGGCCGGGCGCTGACCGCCGACAGCCAAGAAGGATTCGTCCGCGTCGTCGTCGACGCGGAGAGCGACGCGATTCTCGGCGCGCAGGTCGTCGGTGCGGACGCCTCCGAACTCGTCGGCGAACTCTGTGTCGCGATCCAGGCGGGTCTCTCTCCGGCCGCCGTCAGCGCGACCGTCCACCCGCACCCGACGCTGTCGGAGGCGGTGATGGAGGCGTGTGCCGACGCTCTCGACGAAGCGATTCACACCAGCTAA
- a CDS encoding alpha-ketoacid dehydrogenase subunit beta: protein MAQSDARSGDGTETMTVREAIRQGLREELQRDEQVMLYGQDERDGESFEVTAGLYDEFGGRRVKNTPISEAAQVGAAVGAAATGLRPVVELSFSDFIGVCFDQIMNQVGKTRYMYGGESEVPLVLRATEGGTVSAAAQHSGTVHTLVSHLPGIKVVAPATPAAAKGLIKESIRSDDPVMFFENKSIYSERGEVRTGEQTVPLGEASVERTGDDVTVVATQRLFGEAMNVADDLAGEADVEVIDPRSLYPLDTETILDSVAKTGRLVVADESPMSYGFHAEVMARVMEEGFFTLDAPPQRVGVADTPIPFAPGLEAEVLPSAPDVERAVRRVL from the coding sequence ATGGCCCAGTCCGACGCGCGCAGCGGCGACGGCACCGAGACGATGACCGTCCGCGAGGCCATCCGGCAGGGGCTCCGCGAGGAGTTACAGCGCGACGAGCAGGTGATGCTGTACGGGCAGGACGAACGCGACGGCGAGTCGTTCGAGGTCACCGCTGGCCTCTACGACGAGTTCGGCGGTCGACGCGTGAAGAACACGCCCATCAGCGAAGCGGCACAGGTCGGTGCCGCCGTCGGTGCGGCGGCGACCGGCCTCCGACCGGTCGTCGAACTCAGCTTCTCGGATTTCATCGGGGTCTGCTTCGACCAGATCATGAACCAGGTCGGAAAGACCCGGTACATGTACGGCGGCGAGAGCGAGGTACCGCTCGTCCTCCGCGCGACGGAGGGTGGGACCGTCAGCGCCGCGGCCCAGCACTCCGGGACCGTCCACACGCTCGTCTCCCACCTGCCCGGCATCAAGGTCGTCGCGCCCGCGACGCCAGCGGCAGCGAAGGGCCTCATCAAGGAGAGCATCCGGTCGGACGACCCGGTGATGTTCTTCGAGAACAAGTCCATCTACAGCGAACGCGGCGAGGTGCGCACTGGCGAGCAGACGGTGCCACTGGGCGAGGCGAGCGTCGAACGGACCGGCGATGACGTCACCGTCGTCGCCACCCAGCGACTGTTCGGCGAGGCGATGAACGTCGCCGACGACCTGGCCGGCGAGGCGGACGTCGAGGTCATCGACCCGCGGTCGCTGTACCCGCTCGACACCGAGACGATACTGGACAGCGTGGCGAAGACGGGTCGGCTGGTCGTCGCCGACGAGAGCCCGATGTCCTACGGGTTCCACGCCGAGGTGATGGCCCGGGTGATGGAGGAGGGGTTCTTCACGCTCGACGCCCCGCCACAGCGCGTGGGCGTCGCCGACACGCCGATACCGTTCGCGCCGGGCCTCGAAGCAGAGGTGCTGCCGAGCGCTCCGGATGTCGAACGCGCCGTTCGTCGCGTTCTCTGA
- a CDS encoding thiamine pyrophosphate-dependent dehydrogenase E1 component subunit alpha has protein sequence MTQIDFGTADGTVEALRRMLLAREFEDTVQDRFADGEIPGFVHLSQGQEAVAVGVCGTLTVDDYITSTHRAHGHSIAKGLDPDRALAELYAKETGYCEGKGGSMHVASLEEGMLGAQPIVGASAPLAVGAGITAQYEDADWISVAFVGDGATAAGQVHEAFNLAATWGLPVVFVVENNLYSEGMRFDEQHNVEDLADMAASYGIPGEIVDGQDVEAVHDVMAEAKARALAEGPTLIEAKTYRYRGHFEGDQQPYRTDEEIEEWREHRDPIRNYADTLLDEGVITEDDYEALRNEVEAVMEEALAFARESEEAPAEAAYDDVFVDAVPDVEAHRSRLAREEPDWGAY, from the coding sequence ATGACGCAGATTGACTTCGGCACAGCCGACGGTACCGTCGAGGCACTCCGTCGGATGCTCCTCGCGCGGGAGTTCGAGGACACCGTCCAGGACCGGTTCGCCGACGGAGAGATACCCGGTTTCGTACACCTCTCGCAGGGCCAGGAGGCGGTCGCGGTCGGCGTCTGCGGGACGCTCACCGTCGACGACTACATCACCAGTACGCACCGAGCGCACGGCCACAGTATCGCGAAGGGACTCGACCCCGACCGGGCGCTGGCCGAACTGTACGCGAAGGAGACGGGGTACTGCGAGGGGAAGGGTGGGTCGATGCACGTGGCCTCCCTCGAAGAGGGGATGCTCGGTGCGCAACCCATCGTCGGCGCGAGCGCCCCGCTGGCGGTCGGTGCCGGTATCACCGCCCAGTACGAGGACGCGGACTGGATCTCCGTCGCGTTCGTCGGTGACGGCGCCACCGCTGCCGGGCAGGTCCACGAGGCGTTCAACCTCGCCGCCACGTGGGGCCTGCCGGTCGTATTCGTCGTCGAGAACAACCTCTACTCGGAGGGGATGCGGTTCGACGAGCAGCACAACGTCGAGGACCTCGCTGACATGGCAGCGAGCTACGGCATCCCCGGCGAGATCGTCGACGGACAGGACGTCGAAGCGGTACACGACGTGATGGCAGAGGCGAAGGCGCGCGCCCTCGCCGAGGGACCGACGCTGATCGAGGCGAAGACCTACCGCTACCGGGGCCACTTCGAGGGCGACCAGCAGCCCTACCGTACCGACGAGGAGATCGAGGAGTGGCGTGAACACCGCGACCCCATCCGGAACTACGCCGACACCCTCCTCGACGAGGGTGTCATCACCGAGGACGACTACGAGGCGCTCCGGAACGAGGTCGAGGCCGTCATGGAGGAGGCACTGGCGTTCGCCAGGGAGAGCGAGGAGGCCCCCGCAGAAGCGGCGTACGACGACGTGTTCGTCGACGCAGTGCCCGACGTCGAGGCGCACAGGAGTCGACTCGCGCGCGAGGAACCGGACTGGGGGGCGTACTGA
- a CDS encoding 2-oxo acid dehydrogenase subunit E2, translated as MAYIVRMPKMGVEMQTGILLDWHVEEGDAVEDGDVLAEIESEKTTAEVTARENGVFRHRVLEAGVEVPPGTALGVVADAEAAIDDLLADIEEENGEVDAATGGASADTAATAVTDDQGQSHGGSESSRVAQSSAGGPSTEQPAAGESTGDGRATPKARRRASEANLPLSSVSGSGPKGAVTEADVTATLDSGSSSAPGGATVERAGSTAAPATPRARKRASDLGVDLATLSGSGPGGAIRAADVESAGEGGTSATQQTSGDEVTSVSSGQDGRTLVEERPLGGMRSTIARRLSGSWEAPHVTVDRRVDAEALLRASSAADDVVSVSDILLKAVSVTLGEHPAFNATFEDDTHRLYEEHNVGVAVDVDAGLVTPVLRDVESKTVTEIAYERGSLTERVQGGRQRPGDLQGGTFTVSNLGVFGVDTFTPIINPPQVAILGVNAIREDPARTETGIEFRRTIGFSLSFDHRVVDGADAARFLDTLATTLEDAPDLV; from the coding sequence ATGGCGTACATCGTCCGGATGCCCAAGATGGGCGTAGAGATGCAGACGGGGATTCTCCTCGACTGGCACGTCGAAGAGGGCGACGCCGTCGAGGACGGCGACGTGCTCGCGGAGATCGAATCCGAGAAGACGACCGCCGAGGTCACCGCCCGCGAGAACGGCGTGTTCCGCCACAGAGTGCTGGAGGCGGGCGTCGAGGTCCCCCCGGGCACCGCACTGGGGGTCGTCGCGGACGCCGAGGCAGCTATCGACGACCTGCTGGCCGACATCGAGGAGGAGAACGGCGAGGTCGACGCGGCGACGGGCGGGGCGTCCGCAGATACCGCGGCCACCGCGGTGACCGACGACCAGGGACAGTCGCATGGGGGGTCGGAGTCGTCGCGCGTGGCGCAGTCGTCGGCTGGCGGCCCGTCGACCGAGCAGCCAGCCGCGGGTGAGTCGACCGGCGACGGGCGGGCGACGCCGAAAGCGCGGCGACGGGCGTCCGAGGCCAATCTGCCGCTGTCGTCGGTCAGTGGCTCCGGTCCGAAGGGTGCGGTGACCGAGGCGGACGTGACCGCTACGCTCGACAGCGGTTCGTCGTCGGCCCCGGGCGGGGCCACGGTCGAACGAGCCGGGTCGACCGCGGCACCGGCGACGCCCCGGGCCAGGAAACGGGCGTCTGATCTGGGTGTCGACCTTGCGACGCTGTCGGGGAGCGGGCCCGGGGGAGCGATCCGCGCAGCCGACGTCGAGTCGGCCGGTGAGGGAGGCACGTCCGCGACCCAGCAGACATCCGGTGACGAGGTCACGTCGGTCTCGTCGGGCCAGGACGGGCGGACGCTGGTCGAAGAGCGGCCGCTCGGCGGGATGCGCTCGACCATCGCTCGACGGTTGAGCGGGAGCTGGGAGGCTCCACACGTCACCGTCGACAGGCGCGTCGACGCCGAGGCGCTCCTCCGGGCGAGTTCGGCGGCCGACGACGTCGTGTCGGTCTCCGACATCTTGCTGAAGGCGGTCAGCGTCACGCTCGGCGAGCACCCGGCGTTCAACGCGACGTTCGAGGACGACACCCACCGACTGTACGAGGAGCACAACGTCGGCGTCGCCGTCGACGTCGACGCCGGACTGGTGACGCCGGTCCTGCGGGACGTCGAGTCGAAGACTGTCACCGAGATCGCGTACGAACGCGGCTCACTGACGGAGCGAGTACAGGGCGGCCGACAGCGTCCGGGCGACCTCCAGGGCGGGACGTTCACGGTCTCGAACCTCGGCGTGTTCGGCGTCGACACGTTCACGCCCATCATCAATCCGCCGCAGGTCGCCATCCTCGGCGTCAACGCCATCCGCGAGGACCCCGCCCGGACGGAGACGGGCATCGAGTTCAGACGGACCATCGGGTTCAGCCTCTCGTTCGACCACCGGGTCGTCGACGGGGCCGACGCGGCGCGGTTCCTCGACACGCTCGCCACGACGCTCGAAGACGCCCCCGACCTCGTCTGA
- a CDS encoding IclR family transcriptional regulator: MTAPSPGRELTTVTTAIDVLEYVKQCNGATMAELAEEFGVAKSTIHGYLSTLERNGLLVREDNEYLLGLRLANLGEHAKVRNELYPFAESKVGRLADRLDEGANFLVPEGDRMIGLYCKQNNPRDPIFTVGEYFDLHNTVSGKAVLAELPDSRLEATLDRIELEATTPRTITDRAELRTEIERVREQGYATIDGELVEGLRSVGAAVTYPDGRIFGAFGVGGPEYRIDDQRLRSEFVAVLLEVVNELEADIERELQEESTVD, encoded by the coding sequence ATGACCGCCCCCTCCCCTGGCCGGGAACTGACGACGGTGACGACCGCGATCGACGTTCTGGAGTACGTCAAACAGTGCAACGGGGCGACGATGGCCGAACTCGCCGAGGAGTTCGGCGTCGCGAAGAGTACGATCCACGGGTACCTGTCTACGCTGGAACGGAACGGGCTCCTCGTTCGCGAGGACAACGAGTATCTGCTCGGTCTCCGACTCGCGAACCTGGGTGAACACGCCAAGGTAAGGAACGAACTGTATCCGTTCGCGGAGTCGAAGGTGGGACGGTTGGCCGACCGACTCGACGAGGGGGCGAACTTCCTCGTCCCCGAGGGCGACCGGATGATCGGGCTGTACTGCAAGCAGAACAACCCGAGAGACCCGATATTCACCGTCGGCGAGTACTTCGATCTCCACAACACCGTCAGCGGGAAGGCGGTGCTCGCGGAGCTCCCCGACTCCCGACTCGAAGCGACGCTCGACCGCATCGAACTGGAAGCGACCACGCCCAGGACGATCACGGACCGGGCGGAACTCCGGACCGAGATAGAGCGAGTCCGCGAACAGGGGTACGCGACCATCGACGGCGAACTGGTCGAGGGACTCCGGTCCGTCGGTGCGGCCGTCACGTACCCCGATGGGCGCATCTTCGGCGCGTTCGGTGTCGGCGGTCCCGAGTACCGTATCGACGACCAGCGACTCCGCTCGGAGTTCGTCGCCGTACTGCTCGAGGTCGTGAACGAACTGGAGGCCGACATCGAGCGGGAACTGCAGGAGGAGTCCACCGTCGACTGA
- a CDS encoding IclR family transcriptional regulator, whose product MGQANDQHNSAGSKNGVQAVETSFEIVEALKAMGGGRVTDIVDATGLSKGAVYKHLTTLMGHDFVVKRGHQYTLGFRFLDYGGYLRANYIGSELIKPQIQDLAETTNEVALFAIPEKDRVITLFRENGSNGVHTRTRLGRRLFMNQTAGGKAMLSQFSEAEVRGLVDRVGLPAANENTITDLDELLEELETIREQGFALNREESTNGLEAVSVPLTPDGNVVGACGVCGPRHRMSEQRLTEEIPDLLLSVVNELELNITHSNGPVQMFCPE is encoded by the coding sequence ATGGGGCAAGCCAACGACCAACACAACTCCGCGGGGTCGAAGAACGGCGTCCAGGCCGTCGAGACGTCGTTCGAGATCGTCGAGGCGCTGAAAGCGATGGGTGGTGGACGAGTCACCGACATCGTGGACGCGACGGGACTGTCGAAGGGCGCCGTGTACAAACACCTCACGACGCTGATGGGCCACGACTTCGTCGTGAAGCGTGGCCACCAGTACACGCTGGGGTTCCGCTTCCTCGACTACGGTGGCTACCTCCGCGCGAACTACATCGGGTCGGAGCTGATCAAACCGCAGATCCAGGACCTGGCGGAGACGACGAACGAGGTCGCCCTGTTCGCTATCCCGGAGAAAGACCGGGTGATCACGCTGTTCCGGGAGAACGGGAGCAACGGCGTCCACACGCGAACCCGCCTGGGTCGCCGCCTCTTCATGAACCAGACGGCCGGCGGGAAGGCGATGCTCTCGCAGTTCTCGGAGGCCGAGGTTCGGGGACTCGTCGACCGGGTCGGCCTGCCAGCCGCCAACGAGAACACGATCACCGACCTGGACGAACTGCTCGAGGAACTGGAGACGATCCGGGAACAGGGGTTCGCACTGAACCGCGAGGAGAGCACGAACGGCCTGGAAGCCGTCTCGGTTCCGCTGACCCCCGACGGGAACGTCGTCGGCGCGTGTGGGGTCTGTGGCCCCCGTCACCGGATGAGCGAACAGCGACTCACGGAGGAGATACCCGACCTGTTGCTCAGCGTCGTCAACGAACTCGAACTGAACATCACGCACTCGAACGGCCCCGTCCAGATGTTCTGTCCGGAGTAG